In Marinibacterium anthonyi, the DNA window TCGAACAATCCTTTGGCTCCGTCTAGGGCCAGAAAAATCATGGATACTAGTAGGGTCGCGAGCATTACGCCTACTGAAACGCAGAGAACGGAGTCGCGCATCGATCTGGAAGGAATATGTCCGAACAGGACTGGAGCCGCCCCAAGGGCTGTCAGCATACAGGTGGCAAAGCTTCCGAGAAAGCTGAGCACTACCGGGGGAGACGTTTCCATTTCGGAGCTTGCTCACCCTTCTGGGTAACTCGCATAGATCTCGGTCGATCCGTCCTGCCGGATGAGAAAGACATCGTAGGCTTCCCGGTCTTCCTCGGGGCCCATGCCCGGTGAACCGTAAGGCATGCCGGGCACCGCAAGACCGATTGCATCAGGGCGTTCATCGAGAAGACGACGGATGTCGGAGGCCGGTACATGCCCTTCGATCACATAACCGTCCACTAGGCCAGTATGGCAGGAGACCATGCGCTGCGGCACACCCATCTCGAGCTTGAAACGAACAAGCAGCCCGCCAAACACGTCCTCGCCGGTGGGCGCAAAACCGTTCTCTTTGAGATGGTTCATCCACGACAGGCAGCAGCCGCAGCCGTTCGTCTTGCGAACCTCGATTGGTGTAACTTCCGCGATCGCCTGGGCAGCCGGAAGCAGTAAGATTGCGAGAACAAGTGTATGTTTCAGTCGTTTCATGGATCATAGGCTTTCAGTTGTTTGCAGGGCGATCTCGCGGTCCAGGCGGGCGGCCAGAAGGGCGCGTGCCTCAGAAAGTCGCGACAACGCTGTGTCATCCGTCTGGCGCTCAGTTGCACTGGCGAGACGGTCATCGGTGAGAGGATCTGTTGGGCGACCTTCGACGAGAACCTCGTAGTGAAGATTGGGCCCGGTTGCCGTACCCGTGGCGCCGACGCGACCAATCATGTCCCCCGCCGCCACGCGCTGGCCTTGAGCTAGCTCGTCGGGGGTCGAGCTGAGATGTGCGTATCTCGTCATGGTGTCCGAGCCGTGAGAGAGTTCAACGACGCGGCCGTACCCATTTCGCCAGCCGATGAAGCTGACTTGACCGGGGGCTGTCGCATGGACCGGAGTTCCACCCTCCGCCGCGAAGTCGACTCCAGTGTGCATTCGAACATTGCCATAGACCGGGTGTGTGCGACGTCCAAACACAGAACTGAGGCGCGCGCCTTCGACCGGTTGTGCAAAGACCCGCAAGACCTCACCATCCACATAGATCGTAGCCTGACCGCTTTCGTTATCCGGCCAGACGATTTCGTAGAGGGCTCCGCCGATCTCCAGAGCAGCGAATGCCAGGTCAGGCTGCCCGATTCTTTCGTTTCCAAGCCGGGCCTCTCTCCAAAGAAGTTGCAGCTTTTCGCCGCCCGACATGTCACGACGGAAATCCACAGTTCCGCCGAGCATTTGCGCAAGGTCCACGGCAAACCGGGCGGGCATGTCGGCCTCTTCGAGGGCGGCGAAGAGTGAACTGCCGATCACCGCCTCACCCGCGAGGGTCACGAGTTCGGGTTCAGGTGAAACGACTGATGTAGACAGCTCTTCACCGAAGGTGGCCTCAATCCGAACACCGTCTCCGACGGTAAGCGATACCGAGCGCGCAGCACCATCTGCGGTCGAGATGAGGGTGATGGAATGTCCGGGCCGGAGGCGCCGCAGGTCATATTCAGCACCTATTGCCAAGGCGACTTCTGCCCGGGTGTTTGCCGCGAGGCCGGCCTCCGCCAGGACGGCATCGAGGGTTTCGCCAGGCGCGATTTCGCGCGACCATCTCGTCAGAACGGGTTCAATCTCCGGCAATGCAGTGTCGTTGGCCGCGATCTCCTGCAGGAGCGGCAAGGGTTTGAATTCGGGAATTCTTTCGATACCTGGCTGTCCCTGTGCCGGAAAGGCGGTTTCCAAAACCCTGGGAGCTTGCAACGCCGGCGGAGACCACGCGCTAGCTGCGGCGAGCGCCGGAGGAACCGGATCGCTCGACCATTCCCAGGATAATGCAAGTCCCCCAGCGGACAATGCCGCTAAGCCTGTGAAACTTGCCGCGAATATTCCGAACTTCATGGTGGCCCCCTAAGATTCTTCTTCAAGTGCACGCCGGATTTTAGGCACGGCGAATTCTCTCGGTTCGTGATAGTCGATCATGGAGACGAACCGGCCCGAACGATCGAACAGGAAGACACTCGCGGTATGGTTCATCGTGTAATCGCCGCTTTCGGTCGGTACGCGCTCGTAGCTTGCACGGAAACCGCGCACGGCTTGTGCGATCTGATCTTGGGCCCCGGTCCATCCACGGATAGCTGAATGGAAATAGCTGACATACTCTGCCATCGTTTGGACGGTGTCTCGCGCAGGATCGACGGTGATAAAGACCACATTCATCTCCGTGGCGTCGTCGCCCAGGTCGTCCAGCCAGCCTGAGATGTCCGAAAGCGTGGTCGGGCAGACGTCCGGGCAGTAAGTAAAGCCGAAGAACACCATTGAAGGGCGCCCGATCAGGGTTTCCGGCCCGACCTCGTTGCCCTCGTGGTCGGTTAGGCGGAAGCTCATAGCGGACAGCGGCAGGGGAAGCTGACCCTCGGGCTCTGGTGCGCCTGGCCCGTCCACGCGCCACCAACCTACGAAAAGCGCGAGAGCAAGTGCCCCAACGCCCGCAGTACAATAACTCAAGATTGCCCGTCGCCGCATCAGCTTCGAGGACCGGTGGCCGCGATACCTCTTACACTTACAGCGACCGGAATCCGACCGCCGTCGTCGAAGATTAATTCGAGCTTTATTCTGCTGCCTTCCAGCATCGGCTCTTTCAATCCCATCAGCATGATGTGCAAGCCACCCGGTTTCAGTTCGACCTCGCGACCTGGCGCAATGGAAAGGTCACCGACGTAGGCCATCGACGACACGCCATTTGCGTCGGTTGCGGTGCGGTGGACTTCCGCTCTATCTGCTATCTGGGTTTCGATCCCAACCAACGTGACGACCTTGCCCCCCGTATTTCTGATGGTGAGGTAGACGGCCCCAGGTCGGCTTATGCCGATTGACGCTCGTGCCCAGACATCATCAACCAGAATCTCTTGGGAATCTGCTTGGCTGGGCGCTGAGAAACCTGCAAAAATCACGATAGGAATCAATGCTGCAATGATAGTTCGTCTTTTCATAAGCGCTTTCCGATCGTCATATGTATTCAGCTCCGCGCCGCGGCCACTTCGGCCGCAACAACGCGTCGCAGTTCGGCCTCCCCGAACGGGTTCAGCGGGCGGCCGTTCACGAAGAAGGTTGGTGTCTGGCTTACGCCCATGGCTTCGACATCCGCGCGATCTTGGTTGAGAACGGCCGTCGTCCCTGGAAAGAGCAACTGGTCGCGCGCCTCCTCGACGGCCAGTCCGGCGGAGGCGGCGATATCGAGGATCAGACCCGGTTCTGGCGCCCCATGAGAGGCCCAACGCGGCTGCTCGCGCAGGACGGCTTCGAGCACGGGTTCGAAGACGTCCTGCATGCGAGCCGCCTCGAGCACCCGGATGGCCTCTTCTGACGCCTCACCATGGAATGGCGTGTAACGGATCACCACGCGCACGGCGTCGCCGTGTTCGGACATGATGTTTTTGACCACCGGATAAAAGGCCCGACAAGCCTCGCAGGCCGGGTCGAAGAATTCGACTATCGTTACAGGCGCGCTTTCCGACCCGAGGATCGGCGAGTAGGACCGGATCAGCGCATCGGACAGTTCTGGCGGAACAGCCTCTCCCACGGGGGCCGGGGAAGGGCGGGTCACATACCAGGAAGCTGCGCCAAACCCTGCTAGACCAAAGGTGAGCACGGAGAGGATCAGTGCACGTCTGTTCATTCTTGCGGTTCCCTCAGGGAGAGGGCGGAGAGTGCTCCAATCACGGTGAAGGCGACCAACGCCAACAGCGGAACCGGAATTCCGAAGACTAACTGGTTGTCGTCGGTGCAGGAGGGGCCGGTCGCGGTGCAGGGCTGAATTTGCTCGGGGATCAGGCCTGTGTACAGACCAAGATGCCAGACCGCCACGGCCGCGCCGCCCAGGGCGAGCGCGATCCCGTAGCGCCCGACGCCATGGTCACTCCACCACAGCCCGAGCCCGAGGATGATCACCAGCGGAAACATGAAGGCGCGTTGGAACCAGCAGAGCACACAGGGCGTCTGGCCGAGCACTTCGCCGATAAAAAGAACCGCCAACGAGGAGGACGTGGCGACGGTCCAGGCCAGCCCGATGGCCATGTCTCCGGTAACACGTTTCATGTCGGTCAGATCCTTTCCTGCAGATCAACAAGGATCTCTTCGGCGGACGTGCCGTAGGGCCAGGAGGTTGAGTAACCCGCCTGTGGGTCAAATAGGAACAGGTTCGAGGTATGGCTCATCGTGTAGCCCCCTGGAGCGGATGCCTCCTCGTTCCTTTCAAAAAATATGGGGAAGTTATCAGATATCGCGGCCATCTGTTTCGCCGTGCCAGTCAGACCGATGATACCTGAGTCAAACTGCTCCACGTATTGGGAGAGTACCTTCGGACTATCACGTTCCCAATCTATTGTAATGAAAATGGGCTGGACCCTTTCTGCCTCGTCGCCCAGTCCCTCCATTACGGCGGCGACCTCGGAGAGTGTTGTCGGACAAATGTCCGGGCAATTTGTGAATCCGAAGAAAATCAGCATCCAACGGCCGGAAAAGTCGCGCTGTGTTTGGATCATACCACGATGATCCGTCAGCTCGAATTCCGCGAAAAACGGGCTGTCGTTTGCGGGCCGAGCGTTTTCGGAGACAGCAACAGGCCGCAGTAGCAACCCGATGTACAAGAGCGCTGCCGCGGCTACCATCGCCCACAGTATTTTCTGGAAGCTAGAAAGGCTCACACTGCTCCGCCCGATTCCGATTGTTTGCTTGGGCTGCGTCTACGACCTCTAGCAGCTGTAGCTTCAAGCCAAGATGCCGTCGAAAGGCTCAGCTTCACTGAACTGTGAATGACATTCAGACTTGTCATCGATCCGGCAGGAATCTACATAGGCTGTAGATATGGGGTCGGGTAAGATGCTGACAATTGGCGCGATGGCGAGAAAAACCGGGACAAAAGTCCAGACGATCCGCTACTACGAGCAGATAGGGCTAATGCCAGAGCCAGGCAGAACCGAAGGCGGCCAACGCCGCTACGGAGACACTGAACTCGATAGACTGTCATTTGTTCGACACGCGCGGCAACTGGGGTTTTCGCTTGACGCCATTCGTGAACTCCTGAATCTGAGCGACAATCCTGGAACGTCCTGCGCCGAAGCGGATGCCATTGCACGCCGGCAGCTTAAGCAAGTCGAGCAACGATTGAGCCGACTAGAGGCGCTACGTACTGAGTTGAAACGAATGGTTCATGAGTGCAGTGGTGGACGAACCGCCGATTGCCGTGTCCTTGAGGTATTGCGTGACCACTCCGAATGCCTCACCGAGCACGAAGACGTTGGTCTTTGAGAGGCTTAAATCGGCTTGTGATGAAACCTTAGGAAGCTTGTTAGGATCGTGTAGGGATCAGTTCCGGTAATTCGGAATGGCGTCCGGGTTGCAGACCGTAATCGCGAATTTCTGGGCGAGAGCTAAGGACTGGTCGGTGCATCAATCGTTGTCGATTGCGAACTGCAGTCCGGACCAGTTTGCATATTTGTCGCCACTTTCCCGGATGTGCGTATAGCGTTTCAGGCTAACCCAAGACTTGTGTCCACTGACCGCTGCAACGTGGGGAATGTTCCAACCCATCTCGAACAACCGAGAAATGCCTTCGTGGCGCAGATCGTGGAAGTGCAGATCCTCGATCCCGAGCAGCTTGCAAGCTCGGGTGAAGTTAGCCGTGATTGCGTCCGGGGAGTAGGGGAAGATCTCAGTTTTATGCCCGGGCATGCTGTCGACGATCCGAATGGCCTCTTCAGGCAAGTCGACCCAAGTATCGTTTCCGAGCTTTTCGCCGGGATGCTTCATGTCACGGACCAGAACGCGCTCGTGCCCCTCCTGGTAGTCATCCCAGGTGAGGCGGGTGATCTCTGCCTGTCGGCGCGTCGAGAAGAGAGCGAAAACGATCACCTTGTGCATGGGCATGGCCTGAGGTGTTCTCTGGCGCCGATCAATGAAATGATCCAGCAGCCGGTCGAGTTCATCGAGGGTGGGCCTGCGGTTCCGCTGCGCTGAACGGGAGATGATCCCCATGCGGCGCGCGACGGTGATCGCGTCTTTCATCTCCCGGTCATCCAGTCGAAAGTCCCACATCGGTCGTGCTATGGCGAATATGGAGGCGAGATGGCTCGCGTAGTTCCCGACGGTTTGCGGTTGCCCAGGCAGTGACTGAAGGAACTCGATGATATCCTTCGACTTGATGGTGGAGCAGGGCAGATCGGCGATTGGGTAGGTCGCGATGGTCCTGAGGACCTGTGCCTTTGTGCGACCGATCTCCTTCACCGTTTCTTCGGTGTAGCGCTCGATCGCTTTGGACAGCGGAGGGTCCGATACGGTCAGCTCTTCCAGCGCACCAGGCTTGGCAAGCTCTTTCTCACGTTTCTTAATCCAAGCGGTTGCCGTAGGGCGTCTGTCAAAGGTCTTCGTCTCATGATAGGAGGTTCCTTCTCGCATCACTCGCACGCGCGCAAGGTAGCTGTTGCTGCCATCCTTTCGCTTGCGTGTACTGATCGAGCCCATGTTGACCTCCTGACTTGGTACATGGGAATCCTATTTGGTACATTGTGCCAAGTCCAGCGTCGAAATCGGCGTATTTGGTACAGAACAGGCCGGAAAGAGACGAAGATGAGGCGCGGATAAGTGACTGATAAAGTGAAAGAACAAGATTTATTAGTGGCCTCCCGCCTGTCCGTGGCGCCCATGAACAGTGGATGAAACTTGCTGGACCGTAGCGCCCGTTCATACGCGCTGATTGCGTCGACCGGTGTCTCGCCTTGCGTTGGCAAAGGGAATACAATGCGTCCAACAGTATCTTGGGAATAGGCAGGTGGAGGTAGCGCGTCCAATCCGGATATTGGCTCGATCGACATTTCGAACCATCTCATGGCCCCGGTATGTTCATGATGGCGCTTAGCAAGTACTGGCTGCAGATCAGCTAGGGTTCGAACCAGATTTAGATCGACTTCATTTGTCTCGGCGATCGCTTCTTGTAGTCGTGCTTCGACATCGAAATCTGATCCTGCGTAAAGCACATAGATGCCAGCGTGTTTTCTAAATACGATCTCTGATTGACGTTCCAGGCGCGCCAATGCGGTATCGATGTTAGGTCTGTCGATCCCGTGGAGGGCCAATGCGATCGTCGCAGGCCGGGTTGCGAGCCCTGATCTGTCCTTTAATAGGTCTAGGACTGCTATCGTCTTAAGTGCCTTCAGTTCCGTATCGCTAGCCCCACGTGCTATAGCTCTTTCGATAACGTCGTGCGCCAGCGCCCACCGGCGACCGTCAGGAGAGGACAGAATTGCGGGCTCGAAATTGGCCTGCAAGTAACTCCAGAGGAGATAGGGCGGGTAGAAGTTGTCGGAAGCCTCGCCGGTCAATGCGTCCTGCAAGCCAAAAGGCTCGGCCGAACTCAAGAACGAGAATATGCTCCGTTGGTTTTGGCCAAACCTCCTTCGAGACAAAGGACCCAAGAGACAGGCTACAAAGGGATGAAGTGGTGCTGTTCGCGCCAGTTTGCCGGCCATGCGTTTTGCATCGGATTTGCTCCTCGCCGGCCGGAGTTGATCAACGCATGCTTCGGCCAGTGGAAGTGCTTTTCGGACCGCGCGTTGACGACCAAGTGCCTCGCCGACAAGTTCGATGGTCTCTTCCAGCGAAACGGAAATCGAAATATCGACATATCGGCCTTGGATTTTAGCCCATGAGTCCCGCGCTTTTCGGCTCAGGCGCTCAGCATACTCCTCGAAGGCCTGATGCAAGATCCCGAGCAAGATCAGTTTGCCTTGACTGCGGGACGCAAGTTCTGCGAGGTCCTGCAGTAGGTGTATATCTCCCTCTCCATCGGCAGCGGCTTCCAAGCCTCGCCCGAGCTCGTCCATGATGAGTAGAAGGCCGCGGTCTGTTGATCTGCGCTCGATTTCGCCAAGGATAGTGGCAGATGCAGCATCCGTGGGAAGTCCCAAATGCTCGGCGAGTTGAGCAGAAATGGAGCGGCGTTCGGTGACGAGTGGCAAAACGCTCCATCGAGCCGGGAAATGGGGTAGAGCGGCCTTCAACGCGGCTGTGACCGCGTCGCCAAACAATGAAGCGGCTTGTTCCCGGATAGGCTTGGGGGCGCCAAACAGGCAGGCAAGTGCCAACGCCAGGCTCGATTTGCCGCCTCCATATGGACCCGTCCATGTGAACGCACCTTGTTCAGTGTCGGCAATATGCGCGGCCATAAAAGTTATTGCAGCTTGAAACGATGGCGGGCAGTAGAAGCCGTCGATAGCTGCGGTAGAGGCGAAATCGGAGTCGATCCGTACTGACCGGCGAAATCTTGGTGTGATAGTTATCGGGTCGCTCATGCAGCCTCCCGTGCGTTTGCATTCGAAAGGGCATCACGAAGGTATTTCTGATCAAGGCGCGCTGAACAGTTTCCATTGCGGATAATTTGCCGAAGTCCGGCCGTTTCCGACCAGGCGAGCGCCCCACTTGAAATCTCTTCGAGCCGCTCAAGCCGTTCGACGATGTCGTCTTCGTTGAGTAGAAAAACTCTGCCGGGAGATCGCGGTGCGTATGCCGCGTTTTCAAATGACATCGTATTTTGTGCAGGCGAGAATTTTTCCCAAAACTCATTGAGACAAAACAGAAATATCGCGTCCGGAAGGTTGGGCTTTCGTCCACGCGAAAGTCGTGATCTCTGTTTGTCCATCGGACGGATTAGCCCGAGCTCGGCGAGAATTGAATCGCCAGAATCGCTTGAACCGCGGCCGCCAATATATGTTCTGAGTAGGCATTGGAGATCGCGGTCAACAGTCATGGAGGCAACCCGACTCCATGAGCATTCTTGAGCCAGTGTCAGTAGGGCGGCTACAATATCTTGCCTGACAAAGCTGCCACCGCGGAACTCGTTGAAGAGCCAATAGGCCGACGTCAGTCGAGGACGCGCCGCCAAATGCCAATGGAGCAACCATAGGGAGGAATCTTCTTCAAGATATGGGTCAATTCCATCCTGACCGAACAGCATGTCTCCAAGCCACGTCGCGACGAGGCCCTCACTTGTTTCATCGAGAATGCCAGAGCCGGTTGCCCAATATCGAATCGCACCTACCATGTTTCGGCCCACGCCGAAGCGCGCGATTGATTCTGGATCGCGGAATACATGGACAGCAGCTTTGGGCGAGGGGGCGTCGACGACAGCGTGATAGGCTTTTTGTAGCCACCCGTACCGCAGGGGGAAGGTCTCATGCCCCGAAAAGCATGGGCGGTACTGATCGCTTTTTAGTTCTTGAGCACTCACGTCGCCTCCTGGGGATGTCATCCAGTACCAAAAAGCTATACAAGCTGCTGGAGAGTTCGTCCAGCACCGAGGACCTTATGCAGGCCGGAGACACCATCTACCTAGACTATCAGGCGGCAACGCCAACGGATGACCGCGTCTTGCGCGTGATGCAGTCCGCCTACGCGACGCACTTTGCTAACCCACATGCTGCTGATCACATCCTCGGTTGGCGAGCGGCGGCGGCTATTGACTCCGCCGCCTCTCAAATTGGCACTCTTTTCGGCCTTCACGCTGATGATGTGATATTTACTTCGGGTGCAAGCGAAGCGAATGCGATGGCGTTTGGGGCGGCGAGAGTGATCGCGGCCCAAACAGGACGTAACGAGGTTCTGATCGGTTCAGCAGATCACGGGTCTGTTCGGAATGAAGCGAGCAGTAGCGGGCTACGTGTCAGGCAAATCCCGCTCAATAAACGAGGAGCCCCGGACCCCGACAGATTGCGGGAATTGATAAGCGATTGCACCGCGCTCGTTTCCGTCGTCGGCGTCAACAACGAGAACGGAACGATAGCGGAGCTCTTTGAGATTTCGACCCTCTGCAAGGCCGAAGGTGTTATTTTCCATGCGGACCTTGCTCAAGCGCCGCTTGCAATGGATATTGACCTCCTTAGCCTCGATATCCCGCTCGCGACGATTTCCGCGCACAAGATCTACGGCCCCAAGGGGGTTGGGGCACTGCTAGCGGGCCCCGGTACCTCTGAGTTAATTACGCCCATTATCATGGGGGCCGGTCAACAGAATGGACGGCGCGGAGGAACGTTGCCTACAGAACTTATCATCGGGTTTGGCGAGGCCTGTCGCCTCGTTTCTATTGAAGGGCCGGCTGAGCGTGTGCGCGTTGGCTCGATTCGAGACGGATTTGTCAAAAAACTTGAGGAAAAACAGGTTGCTAGATTGATTGGGCAACTGGAGAATC includes these proteins:
- the bdbC_1 gene encoding Thiol-disulfide oxidoreductase C, with protein sequence MKRVTGDMAIGLAWTVATSSSLAVLFIGEVLGQTPCVLCWFQRAFMFPLVIILGLGLWWSDHGVGRYGIALALGGAAVAVWHLGLYTGLIPEQIQPCTATGPSCTDDNQLVFGIPVPLLALVAFTVIGALSALSLREPQE
- a CDS encoding Glycyl-glycine endopeptidase ALE-1 precursor produces the protein MKFGIFAASFTGLAALSAGGLALSWEWSSDPVPPALAAASAWSPPALQAPRVLETAFPAQGQPGIERIPEFKPLPLLQEIAANDTALPEIEPVLTRWSREIAPGETLDAVLAEAGLAANTRAEVALAIGAEYDLRRLRPGHSITLISTADGAARSVSLTVGDGVRIEATFGEELSTSVVSPEPELVTLAGEAVIGSSLFAALEEADMPARFAVDLAQMLGGTVDFRRDMSGGEKLQLLWREARLGNERIGQPDLAFAALEIGGALYEIVWPDNESGQATIYVDGEVLRVFAQPVEGARLSSVFGRRTHPVYGNVRMHTGVDFAAEGGTPVHATAPGQVSFIGWRNGYGRVVELSHGSDTMTRYAHLSSTPDELAQGQRVAAGDMIGRVGATGTATGPNLHYEVLVEGRPTDPLTDDRLASATERQTDDTALSRLSEARALLAARLDREIALQTTESL
- the bdbD_2 gene encoding Thiol-disulfide oxidoreductase D; this encodes MNRRALILSVLTFGLAGFGAASWYVTRPSPAPVGEAVPPELSDALIRSYSPILGSESAPVTIVEFFDPACEACRAFYPVVKNIMSEHGDAVRVVIRYTPFHGEASEEAIRVLEAARMQDVFEPVLEAVLREQPRWASHGAPEPGLILDIAASAGLAVEEARDQLLFPGTTAVLNQDRADVEAMGVSQTPTFFVNGRPLNPFGEAELRRVVAAEVAAARS
- the iscS gene encoding Cysteine desulfurase, whose amino-acid sequence is MQAGDTIYLDYQAATPTDDRVLRVMQSAYATHFANPHAADHILGWRAAAAIDSAASQIGTLFGLHADDVIFTSGASEANAMAFGAARVIAAQTGRNEVLIGSADHGSVRNEASSSGLRVRQIPLNKRGAPDPDRLRELISDCTALVSVVGVNNENGTIAELFEISTLCKAEGVIFHADLAQAPLAMDIDLLSLDIPLATISAHKIYGPKGVGALLAGPGTSELITPIIMGAGQQNGRRGGTLPTELIIGFGEACRLVSIEGPAERVRVGSIRDGFVKKLEEKQVARLIGQLENRHPGNALMHFPGQNAADLLARLQPYIAASTQSACSSGSVEPSHVLNAMGIDRECASECIRFSFGRFSDDQQVDQAISYILRASAES
- a CDS encoding SCO1/SenC, with the protein product MEGLGDEAERVQPIFITIDWERDSPKVLSQYVEQFDSGIIGLTGTAKQMAAISDNFPIFFERNEEASAPGGYTMSHTSNLFLFDPQAGYSTSWPYGTSAEEILVDLQERI
- a CDS encoding Site-specific recombinase XerD → MREGTSYHETKTFDRRPTATAWIKKREKELAKPGALEELTVSDPPLSKAIERYTEETVKEIGRTKAQVLRTIATYPIADLPCSTIKSKDIIEFLQSLPGQPQTVGNYASHLASIFAIARPMWDFRLDDREMKDAITVARRMGIISRSAQRNRRPTLDELDRLLDHFIDRRQRTPQAMPMHKVIVFALFSTRRQAEITRLTWDDYQEGHERVLVRDMKHPGEKLGNDTWVDLPEEAIRIVDSMPGHKTEIFPYSPDAITANFTRACKLLGIEDLHFHDLRHEGISRLFEMGWNIPHVAAVSGHKSWVSLKRYTHIRESGDKYANWSGLQFAIDND
- the ypmQ_1 gene encoding BsSco encodes the protein MSFRLTDHEGNEVGPETLIGRPSMVFFGFTYCPDVCPTTLSDISGWLDDLGDDATEMNVVFITVDPARDTVQTMAEYVSYFHSAIRGWTGAQDQIAQAVRGFRASYERVPTESGDYTMNHTASVFLFDRSGRFVSMIDYHEPREFAVPKIRRALEEES